Below is a window of Chryseobacterium arthrosphaerae DNA.
CGCTTGTGGGTCCACCGATCAGAATTTTCGTTTTGGAAGCTGCAAAATCTTTCAGGATGGGCTCAGAGCTGTTTCTGTTATCAGAATGGGCATAGAAATCTGCCGGAGTAGCATCTGTTACATCTCCAGTCGAAATCAACCCTGAAACCAATCCTTTATCTGCAATGATGTCCGGAATCTGTGCCAGCGCCTTCCCCATATGATCAACTCCTACAAATGTATTTTTGGTTTTTACTCCGGTTGCAAATGCGGTAGATCCCGGTGCTGAATCGGTAATGTAAGCATTGGAAGAATTGGTTTTGGATAAGCCTGTAGATTTCATGTTGAAAACATTCAGCTTTCCTTTATTGGCTGTAAAAGCAGCGTAATATTGGGGTAAAGAGGTTCCATCCGGTATCAGAAGGATGACATTCTTTACTTTTTTGCTGACGCCGTCTGTTTTATAGGTTGGGGTATACACAGGATACTCCTTTGTATTTTTATAGAAATTTTTCGGAATGGCATTCATGAATTTTTTAAGATCAGGAATATGGTCTGTATTGATATAGTCTACTCCAAGATCCATAAGGTTTACCCATGCATTAGGAAAATCCGGAGCTCCGTAGAAGCGCATTGGCTTCTGTTGGGTGTGCGCTTTCTCCACTGCCTGTTTTATTTTTTCTGTTTCTTCATCTCTTGGAATTCCTTTTCCATTCCACTTTACCAGTCCCGGGAGATCTGCACTGAACATTCCGATTCTTTTCAGCTGATCTGTTGAATAGTTTTGATCCAGATCGCCATCGAAATAAAGATAACTCGGATAGTTTTTAAAATCTGCCGGCTGAGGTCTTCCTCCTGTGATCACAATTTTAATACCTGAATTTCCGGTAATTTCCGGGTATTTTTTCAAGGTATTGACTAAAATACTCAGCGCTGTCTTATAGTCCTGTTTGATATCAATCAGCAGTTGCAGCTTTTTACCGGCATCGGGATAAATGTTTCCTTTATTCAGCTTAATCTGTTTTGAAATATTGTCAAGATAAAGATTTTCCAGTGTTCTGTCTGATGACAGTTCTTTTTCCGTGTGGGCTACCCAAAGTTTACCTTTTACCGGGTACACATCTGCTTCAATGGAACCGAAATTTGCATAATAAGCCTGCCAGAAAGGAATTTCCTGCATGTAATCATTATGTGAATGTGCATTTCCCACATTATAATTCAGATAATTCTGTGCCTGATTCTGAGAAAAAACAGCTAAGGCCATTACAGCCAATATTTTTGATAGTTTCATTTTGTTGATCTTTTGTTTACAGGTAGAATACAACGCTTTACAATCTGCTCATACTACCTTTGAAAAAACCATATCACCGCAGAAATTCCTGCGATGATATGATGGATTATCTATAAGATTAAATTTTACCAGCCTTCATTTTGTTTAATAACTCCATGACTGTTGACGATTTCAGCCTGTGGAACTGCCCAGACATTATGTATGGCCGGATTAAAGTTTCTTGCTGCCCAGACCACCTGTCCGTTGATACCATGCAGAGGCTTCGCATACGTTGCCTGTGCATCTCCCCAACGTACAAGATCCCTGTGTCTGTCTGCCCACTCACCTGCCAGCTCGCAACGTCTTTCATGTTTCAGGTCTGCCATTGTACATCCGTTTTTCGGAGACAAGCCTGCACGGGTTCTGATCATATTGATTTCCTGGTCAGCCGGTTTCCCCTGCATCAGTAAAGCTTCTGCCTTGATCAGGATCACCTCAGCATAACGCATGATAGGAACTGCAAGATCTGTACACGGATAATCACCATTGGCGCTTACGTGGCCGCTGTTCAGCTGATATTTGAAGGCATCCATATATTTGTTAAACTGATATCCGGTAAGGGAATTGGTAGAAGCATATGTTCTTTCCTTTCCGTTAAAGGTAAACTTGTCTCCAATTTTAAGAATGGTCGTGCTTCTTCTCTGATCTCCGGTTTCATATTCATCATATAATTCTTTTGTAGGCTGAAAATATCCCCAGCCATTGTACTCTCCCCATCCTTTATTTTCAAGCATTACCCCCGGAAGGATACTGCCCACGGCGTTAAATTTCGGAGTACTTGGTATAGACCAGATATATTCTGAACTATAATTATTTTCAGCTTTGAAAACATCAGCATAGTTATTCAGCAGGTTTCTGTTTCCTTTCGTCATTACTTCATTCGCCCAGTATTCTGCATTCTTCCAGTCTTTCATAAACAGGTATACCTTTGCCAATAACGCCCATGCTGCTGCTTTATGAGGCCTCCCGTAATCTTTGGCAGGAAGCTCTGCCTGGGTAGGTAATAATTCTGCTGCTTTTTTCAGGTCATTCACAATATAATTGTAGTTTTCCATAACATTGGCAGTTCTGGGAATAGGATTTGGATTAGGTCCCTGCGTACGGTCCACAATCGGGATACCTGCTTTTTCATTTCCATAGGAATAAGCCAGCTCAAAGTACATCCTGCTGCTCATAAACAGAGCTTCCCCCACATACTTGTTTTTCACAGCCTGTGAAGCCTGAATATTATCGGCATTGCGGATAACACTGTTGGCAACTCCTATCACGGAATATCTTTTGTTCCACTGGGTTTCCAGATCGCCTGCGGCAATGTAATTACTGCTGAAGTTCTTCACATTATCTGCTTCACTTTTTGATCTTCCGGTCACCATATCGTCACTGGCATTAATGAACCAGAAAAAACCTCTTCCATAAAATTCACTGTCGGAAAGCGGTCTGTACATCGCATTGGCTCCTGTGATCAGGTCATTTTCTGTTTTCCAGAAGTTGGCTTCTGTAGGCGTTCCTTCAGGGTCTATATTAAGCTCGTTGGTACAGGACAGCATTACTGCGGATATTCCTGCTGCTAAAATTATGGTATTGAAAAATTTCATTTTTTTACTTTTTAAATTATTTTAGGTTACAATCCCACTTCCACTCCGAAAATAAATGAACGGGCCTGAGGGTATCTTCCGGTATCCACACCATAAGTATCCATTCCTACTTCAGGATCAAACCCAGTATATTTGGTAATGGTAAACAAGTTATTGCTTGTCACGTATACCCTTACTTTATTGACATTAAGCTTATTATAAAGTTCTTTTGGTAACGAATATCCTATTGTAAGGTTTTTCAGTCTCAGGTAAGAACCGTCTTCTACATAGAAATCCGATACTTTTGAATAGTTGCCGCTTGGATCCCCATGCACAAGCCTTGGAATATCAGTGTTGGTATTCTGAGGAGTCCAGGCATTCAGGATGTCACGGTCCATATTATAGTTCTGTCCTGTACCTCCTGGATTTAAAGAAATAAACTTCATCCCGTTGAATATTTTGTTTCCATACACTCCCTGGAAGAACAGGTTAAGATCAAAATTTTTCCAGGTCATGTTGTAGGAAAGTCCGTAAGAGAATTTAGGATAAGGATTTCCAAGGTTTACAAAATCATTGTTATTCAGTGTTCCAGTATTTCCGTCTTTCTTCAGGAATTTAATGTCTCCCGGTTTAGCATTTGGCTGGATCAGGTTTCCGTTGGCATCTCTATAGTTGTTGATTTCTTCCTGCGTCCGGAAGATTCCATCAGTTTTATAACCGTAATAAGAATAAAGGGACTCTCCCACTTTTACACGGGTAGGTTTCAATACTCCACGAACATTATTGCTGTTGATAAAGATCTCATCCACAGTCGCCAACTGCTTCACCGTATTTTTTAGTTGACTGAAAGTTGCCCCGATTGAATACGTGAAATCTCCTGACTTCTTCCCATTGTAATTTATTCCCAATTCATAGCCCTTATCCTGAAATAAACCGGCATTTACATATTGATCAACCAGTGTTGCCGTACTGGAAAGGTTGACATTGAAAATCTGATCTGTTGAATTTTTCACGAAATAATCAAACTGTAAAGAAAGGCTGTTGTGCAGGAACGAGGCATCTACCCCAAAGTTGGTCTGCTCAGATTTTCCCCACTTTATATCAGCATTCGGAAGCGTTGTAGAATAATAAGCAATATTTTGGGTTGGATCCTGTCCGAAAATGACATTGTTATATCTTATCATTAATGGATTCACTGCCTGATAGGAGGCTCCGCCAAGATTTCCTAAAATCCCGTAGCTTCCTCTCAGCTTCAGGCTTGAAAGCCATGAAATATCGTTCAAAAAATTCTCTTTGGAAACCACCCATCCCCCGGAAACGGAATAATAGTTGGCAAACTGGTTATGTCTTGCAACCAGAGAGGTTCCGTCCCTACGCCCCAGTAAACTGATGATATATTTCCCGGCATAGTCATAGTTGACCCTGCCCAGATAGGATATCAGAGCCTGCTGGTATTTGTAACTGTAAACTTCTTTGTTGGTATCTGCTGCATTCTGAAGATATCTGAAAGTTTCCGCCTCACTTCTGAAATCAAAGGCCTTTGCACTGAATCCTTCTTCTGTGGTTTTCTGAAAAGTAAACCCTGCAAGGAAATCAAAATTGTGCTTACCGGCTGTTAATTTGTACGTAAGGAGCTGCTCTGCAAGAGAGGTTGACAGGGTGTTAGACTGATATTCCAGACTATTGGTATCGAATATTTTTCCTACTTCCAATACTCTTGGGGTAAATTCTTTGATGTTTCCTATCCTGAATGTCTGGGAAAAGTTAGAACGGAATTTCAGGTCTTTCAGCAAGGCTACTTCTATGTACGGATTGATCAGAATCTCATGGGTTGGGTTCTGAATGCTGATCCTTTTAAGATAGGCAACAGGGTTGATCATATCACCGTATCCTCCCGCCACATCAATAGGCAGTCCTGAGAAAGCTCCCGTTGGCGTATATACCGGAACATTCGGCGGATAATACATTGCTGCAACCAAAGCTCCGGTATAGCCGTTCTTGGTATTGGCCGTATTCCCTGCAGAATAATTATAATACATATTTTCTCCGATGGTAAGCCAATCTTTGACTTTATGCTCAGAGTTTACTCTGAAATTATACCGTTTTGCCTGAGTATTCAGTAAAATCCCTTCAAGATTCCTGTGGTTCATTCCTACAAAAAATCTGGATTTTTCGCTTCCTCCACTAAGGTTTACATTATACTCCTGAACAGATCCCGTACGGAAAATCTCGTTCATCCAGTTGGTTCTGGTGATTCCTCCGTCAGCATATTTTTCAGCATTGAAGGCTAAAGGAAGGCTATTCAGTTTTCCTGCATTATCATACGCCTGGCGCATTACATCCTGAAATTCAGCGGCATTTAGGGATTCTTTCAGTCTCCATGCCTGGTTGGTTCCGTATTTGACATCAAAATCTACGGTTAAACTTCCTTTCTTACCTCTTTTTGTTGTAATAAGGATAACCCCTCCTGAAGACCTCGCCCCGTAAATAGCGGCAGAAGCATCTTTAAGGACAGAAATATCCTGGATATCATTAGGATTAATAGAAGGTGTTCCATTAAAAACAACTCCGTCTATCACATAAAGAGGTGTTTCTCCGTTTACCCCACCCAAACCACGGATGTTCACTTTAGGAGAACCGTTGGGATCACCTCCTTCATTCACCACTGTGACTCCGGGAGCTTTCCCCTGAAGCACTTCTCCTACTCCGGATAGGGACCTGGAAGTAAGTTTATCCAGTGAAGCCTCCGAAACAGCACCGGATACTTTAGATTTTTTCTGCGTTCCGTATCCTACAACAACAATCTCGTCGATGGATTTTTCATTCAAACTGTCTTTTTTCTGAGCGAGGAACAGCGGTGAAGCTGATATTGCCCCAATAAGTAATACCCTACCCGTTAAATAAGTGACTGAGACAGGGACTTTAAATACATTCATGACATCCTTTTTGATTAGATGCAAAATTAGAACAGCTCTTTCCCTCGCCTCATTAAGATTTTCTTATGTTTTTATTAAGAATCTTTAGCTTTTTGCATACTCCTCCTACCACAATCAAAAATTAAACCACTGTTTTTCAACACAATAAACAAATAAAGTAATCATTCCGTTTTTATCCGAACTATTATTTTATGTTAAGTTTGTTTTAAGTTTATGATCCGTCGGAGACAATAGCTACGAAGGATAAAGGCTTATCAGTGATCAGATTAAAACTATTTTCGGAGATAATAAATAACAGACTTCATTTTTCTTTTTTTACATTTGCTGAAATTAAAATTGTACAGATCAAATGACCATTATCATTACAGGAACCTCATCAGGAATCGGATTTGCATTAGCCGAATATTTTGGTAAAAAAGGGCACAAAGTATACGGATTAAGCAGGAAATATACAGAGAGTCAGTATTTCAAATCGATCCCAACTGATGTTACCGATAACACTGCTGTTCAGAATGCTATTGCCGGGGTTTTACAGTCAGAAAGCAGAATTGATGTACTGATCAACAATGCGGGAATGGGAATGGTAGGAGCTGTAGAAGATTCTACAAAGGAAGACATCCTGAAATTGTTCAGCCTGAACCTCGCAGGTGCCGTTCAGATGATGAGTGCTGTTCTTCCGAAAATGCGTGAAAATAAATTTGGAAAGATCATCAATGTTTCCAGTATCGGGAGTGAAATGGGTCTTCCTTTCCGTGGGTTTTATTCTGCTTCAAAATCTGCTCTGGATAAGGTGACTGAAGCCATGAGGTATGAAGTGTATCCATGGAATATTGACGTTTGCTCACTGCATTTAGGGGATATTAAAACCAATATTGCAGAAAACAGGGTGATCGCTCAGGTTTCCCAGCCTTATCAAAAGGTTTTTGATAAAGTATATGCCCTGATGAATGCTCACGTGGATGAAGGGACAGAGCCCCTGGAAGTGGCAGAATACATTGAAAAGCTGCTGGGGAAGAACAAATGGAAAGCCCATTATTATTTTGGTAAATTCGGACAGAAGATCGGAGTTCCGTTAAAATGGATTCTTCCGCAGGGCATTTATGAGAATTTAATGAAGAAGTATAATAAACTGGATAAAAATTAGTTGATTGATAGGACGCATTGTCATTCTGAAGGGAATGAAATGCTGTGAAGGATCTTTTTGTATTTTTATAAAAATTCTTCATTCCGCTGCGGAACTGTGTTCGTAAGCATTGATGTATATTCAGAATGACAAATTGAAATTACTTTTAAAAATATTTTTTGTACTGTTCTGCGTTTTTACCCAAGCGCAGAAAAAGCAGTATTGGCTGATCGATACGGAGACCAAGGTCAAAAAAAAGGTAAAAGATTCGGTTTCTGCCGTAAAGTTCCTGGATTCACTGGCACAGAATAATTATTTTTTCACACAGCTGAAAGAGGTCAGAGTAAAAGGGGACAGTACAGAAATTTTTTATGATAAAGGAAAAAACTTCAACGAAACCTATGTTGATCTTTCAGATTCCATTGCCCTGAAATTAAAAATCAGGAAAGATTTTTTCACTAAAAATTTAGACTCTACCAAGAAAAGCATCAACAAAAGCTATATTGATGACGGATATTCTTTCAGCAGGATCAAATCCAAATACAAGGGTCAGAAGAACGGCTTTCCCATCGTAGAGCTGGATATCAATAAAAACGATAAAAGAACGATCGACGGTTTTGTAGTCAAGGGATATGAAAAGGTTCCTAAAAGGTTCATCAAAAACCTGGAAAAGGAATTCAAAGGAAAAAATTATGATGAAAAGAATCTTCTGGCCATCAACAAGAACTTTCAGAGCCATCCTTTTCTGACACTGGAACGGCAACCGCAGACCCTGTTCACCAAAGATTCCACGAATATTTACCTGTTTCTCGAAAAGAAAAAGACCAATACTTTTGACGGGGTCATAGGTTTTGGAAATGACAAAACAGAGAAGTTCACCTTAAACGGAACCATGAACGTCAATTTCAGGAATATGTTCAATGGTTTTGAAACCATCAATCTTTACTGGCAGAGAAACCCTGACAAAGGACAGAATTTTGACCTTCAGGTGGATATTCCCTATCTTTTTAAATCGAACGTAGGGATGAATGCCAAGGTGAATATCTACAGACAGGATTCAACATTCGCCAATGTAAAATTCCTTCCCGCTTTTTATTATCACATCAATAACCGTAACAAAATCGGGCTAAGGGGAACCTTAGAAACCTCAACCATTATTGATTCCTTATACGTTCAGGGGAAAGATTATAATAAAAGGGGGATCGGGATCTGGTATGAAATGACAGAGCCTACCGATATTGACCTTTTTCTTTACAAAACAAGGATCAATGCCGGATATGATTTCCTGACAACCACTTATTCCAAAGACAATACCAAAGCCACACAGAATCAGTTTTATTTCTTCGGTGAACACAATTATAATATCTCCGGCAACCATTTCCTGAACATAAAAGCAGAAGGTGCCATGATGGATTCTAAGGTAGAGTTTTCTGCCAATGAATTATACCGTTTCGGGGGCTGGAATTCTATGCGGGGATTCAATGAGAACTCTCTGGCCGCTGATTATTATTATTACGGAAGTTTAGAATACCGGTACCTCATAGGCAATCAGGCATTTTTTGATGTCTTCGGACAATACGGACAGCTCAATAACAAATCACTCAAGGTAAAACCCAAACTCTACAGTGTGGGACTCGGTTTCAATTTCTTTATCCCGATCGGGCTGATGAGCTTCCAGCTGTCGAATGGTAATGAGTTTGGAAATCCGTTTAAATTCAATGATATTAAAATCCATTGGGGAATCCTGAGCAGGTTTTAAGAAGAAAAAAGAGGGAAGACTGAAATATGTATTTCCCAGCTTTACTATTTGTTTTCTGAGCGGTCCTAATATCCAAAATAACTTCCTGATTCCAGCTTCCTGCCTTATTATTAATAACTATATAATAAAAGAAAAATCCCTATACAAAGGTCATTTCCCGCTTTACTTTTTTATTAATTATCCCTGTTAAAAAATATTAAAATCGTATTTTTATTTTAACATCGCATTAAACTTTACGTAATAGTGCCCGGCTAAATTTGCATTCAAAAAAAATGAAGAAAACTTTAGCTACATTTGCAGTTTTTTTACTTCCCTTATATATTACAGCTCAAGAGGTTGCCATCTCCGGAAATGTAAAATCTGAAAGCGGCACGAGTGTTTCCGGGGTAAATATTACGGATAAAAATACTGGAAAGACCACTACGACAGATGAAAATGGTAATTTTACCATTACAGCCAATCCGAAGGACATTCTTGAATTCTTTGCTCCTGATTTTTCTGTATATACCGTTGAGGTTTCTTCAAAAAGGCAGTATTCCATTGTTTTGACAAAGACGCATGAAAAACAGATCGAGGGAGTAGT
It encodes the following:
- a CDS encoding autotransporter assembly complex protein TamA produces the protein MKLLLKIFFVLFCVFTQAQKKQYWLIDTETKVKKKVKDSVSAVKFLDSLAQNNYFFTQLKEVRVKGDSTEIFYDKGKNFNETYVDLSDSIALKLKIRKDFFTKNLDSTKKSINKSYIDDGYSFSRIKSKYKGQKNGFPIVELDINKNDKRTIDGFVVKGYEKVPKRFIKNLEKEFKGKNYDEKNLLAINKNFQSHPFLTLERQPQTLFTKDSTNIYLFLEKKKTNTFDGVIGFGNDKTEKFTLNGTMNVNFRNMFNGFETINLYWQRNPDKGQNFDLQVDIPYLFKSNVGMNAKVNIYRQDSTFANVKFLPAFYYHINNRNKIGLRGTLETSTIIDSLYVQGKDYNKRGIGIWYEMTEPTDIDLFLYKTRINAGYDFLTTTYSKDNTKATQNQFYFFGEHNYNISGNHFLNIKAEGAMMDSKVEFSANELYRFGGWNSMRGFNENSLAADYYYYGSLEYRYLIGNQAFFDVFGQYGQLNNKSLKVKPKLYSVGLGFNFFIPIGLMSFQLSNGNEFGNPFKFNDIKIHWGILSRF
- a CDS encoding alkaline phosphatase, giving the protein MKLSKILAVMALAVFSQNQAQNYLNYNVGNAHSHNDYMQEIPFWQAYYANFGSIEADVYPVKGKLWVAHTEKELSSDRTLENLYLDNISKQIKLNKGNIYPDAGKKLQLLIDIKQDYKTALSILVNTLKKYPEITGNSGIKIVITGGRPQPADFKNYPSYLYFDGDLDQNYSTDQLKRIGMFSADLPGLVKWNGKGIPRDEETEKIKQAVEKAHTQQKPMRFYGAPDFPNAWVNLMDLGVDYINTDHIPDLKKFMNAIPKNFYKNTKEYPVYTPTYKTDGVSKKVKNVILLIPDGTSLPQYYAAFTANKGKLNVFNMKSTGLSKTNSSNAYITDSAPGSTAFATGVKTKNTFVGVDHMGKALAQIPDIIADKGLVSGLISTGDVTDATPADFYAHSDNRNSSEPILKDFAASKTKILIGGPTSGLTQENLLKFKETKIDLYQDLKSVNKITNRTLIIDPLASQRVSQRGNWLADAFDLTLNDLKNNKKGFFMMVEASQTDGGGHSNNIEQLVTELLDFDHVVGKAMKFADENKETLVIVVGDHETGGLTLLDGNLKEGWIFGNFSTNDHTSIPSSVFAYGPNSKEFTGLFENTEIFNKIMEAYGIRK
- a CDS encoding SusC/RagA family TonB-linked outer membrane protein; the protein is MNVFKVPVSVTYLTGRVLLIGAISASPLFLAQKKDSLNEKSIDEIVVVGYGTQKKSKVSGAVSEASLDKLTSRSLSGVGEVLQGKAPGVTVVNEGGDPNGSPKVNIRGLGGVNGETPLYVIDGVVFNGTPSINPNDIQDISVLKDASAAIYGARSSGGVILITTKRGKKGSLTVDFDVKYGTNQAWRLKESLNAAEFQDVMRQAYDNAGKLNSLPLAFNAEKYADGGITRTNWMNEIFRTGSVQEYNVNLSGGSEKSRFFVGMNHRNLEGILLNTQAKRYNFRVNSEHKVKDWLTIGENMYYNYSAGNTANTKNGYTGALVAAMYYPPNVPVYTPTGAFSGLPIDVAGGYGDMINPVAYLKRISIQNPTHEILINPYIEVALLKDLKFRSNFSQTFRIGNIKEFTPRVLEVGKIFDTNSLEYQSNTLSTSLAEQLLTYKLTAGKHNFDFLAGFTFQKTTEEGFSAKAFDFRSEAETFRYLQNAADTNKEVYSYKYQQALISYLGRVNYDYAGKYIISLLGRRDGTSLVARHNQFANYYSVSGGWVVSKENFLNDISWLSSLKLRGSYGILGNLGGASYQAVNPLMIRYNNVIFGQDPTQNIAYYSTTLPNADIKWGKSEQTNFGVDASFLHNSLSLQFDYFVKNSTDQIFNVNLSSTATLVDQYVNAGLFQDKGYELGINYNGKKSGDFTYSIGATFSQLKNTVKQLATVDEIFINSNNVRGVLKPTRVKVGESLYSYYGYKTDGIFRTQEEINNYRDANGNLIQPNAKPGDIKFLKKDGNTGTLNNNDFVNLGNPYPKFSYGLSYNMTWKNFDLNLFFQGVYGNKIFNGMKFISLNPGGTGQNYNMDRDILNAWTPQNTNTDIPRLVHGDPSGNYSKVSDFYVEDGSYLRLKNLTIGYSLPKELYNKLNVNKVRVYVTSNNLFTITKYTGFDPEVGMDTYGVDTGRYPQARSFIFGVEVGL
- a CDS encoding SDR family oxidoreductase, whose protein sequence is MTIIITGTSSGIGFALAEYFGKKGHKVYGLSRKYTESQYFKSIPTDVTDNTAVQNAIAGVLQSESRIDVLINNAGMGMVGAVEDSTKEDILKLFSLNLAGAVQMMSAVLPKMRENKFGKIINVSSIGSEMGLPFRGFYSASKSALDKVTEAMRYEVYPWNIDVCSLHLGDIKTNIAENRVIAQVSQPYQKVFDKVYALMNAHVDEGTEPLEVAEYIEKLLGKNKWKAHYYFGKFGQKIGVPLKWILPQGIYENLMKKYNKLDKN
- a CDS encoding RagB/SusD family nutrient uptake outer membrane protein yields the protein MKFFNTIILAAGISAVMLSCTNELNIDPEGTPTEANFWKTENDLITGANAMYRPLSDSEFYGRGFFWFINASDDMVTGRSKSEADNVKNFSSNYIAAGDLETQWNKRYSVIGVANSVIRNADNIQASQAVKNKYVGEALFMSSRMYFELAYSYGNEKAGIPIVDRTQGPNPNPIPRTANVMENYNYIVNDLKKAAELLPTQAELPAKDYGRPHKAAAWALLAKVYLFMKDWKNAEYWANEVMTKGNRNLLNNYADVFKAENNYSSEYIWSIPSTPKFNAVGSILPGVMLENKGWGEYNGWGYFQPTKELYDEYETGDQRRSTTILKIGDKFTFNGKERTYASTNSLTGYQFNKYMDAFKYQLNSGHVSANGDYPCTDLAVPIMRYAEVILIKAEALLMQGKPADQEINMIRTRAGLSPKNGCTMADLKHERRCELAGEWADRHRDLVRWGDAQATYAKPLHGINGQVVWAARNFNPAIHNVWAVPQAEIVNSHGVIKQNEGW